The Agromyces marinus genome window below encodes:
- the rplT gene encoding 50S ribosomal protein L20 has protein sequence MARVKRAVNAHKKRRVILERAEGYRGQRSRLYRKAKEQVTHSLVYSYNDRRKKKGDFRRLWIQRINAAARQNGITYNRLIQGLGLAGIEVDRRILAELAVNEPAVFAGLVESAKQALPKDVNAPKDAA, from the coding sequence ATGGCAAGAGTCAAGCGCGCAGTCAACGCGCACAAGAAGCGTCGGGTCATCCTCGAGCGTGCCGAGGGCTACCGCGGTCAGCGGTCGCGCCTCTACCGCAAGGCGAAGGAGCAGGTCACCCACTCGCTCGTCTACTCGTACAACGACCGCCGCAAGAAGAAGGGCGACTTCCGTCGCCTCTGGATCCAGCGGATCAACGCGGCCGCCCGCCAGAACGGCATCACGTACAACCGCCTCATCCAGGGCCTCGGCCTCGCGGGCATCGAGGTCGACCGTCGCATCCTCGCCGAGCTCGCCGTGAACGAGCCCGCGGTCTTCGCCGGTCTCGTCGAGAGCGCCAAGCAGGCCCTCCCGAAGGACGTGAACGCTCCGAAGGACGCTGCGTAA
- a CDS encoding amino acid ABC transporter ATP-binding protein produces MPTDSAARTSNISVRRGEPLVVIDHVDKHFGELHVLNDINTVVNRGEVVVVIGPSGSGKSTLCRAINRLETIDSGTITIDGNVLPEEGAALAKLRADVGMVFQSFNLFAHKTVLENVTLAPIRVKKTSRKEADAKAMELLERVGVANQAKKMPAQLSGGQQQRVAIARSLAMNPKLILMDEPTSALDPEMINEVLDVMIGLAEQGMTMIVVTHEMGFARKAADRVLFMSDGAIVEEATPSDFFDNPQTDRAKDFLSKILEH; encoded by the coding sequence ATGCCCACCGACAGCGCCGCCCGCACGTCGAACATCTCGGTCCGTCGCGGTGAACCGCTCGTCGTGATCGACCACGTCGACAAGCACTTCGGCGAGCTCCACGTGCTCAACGACATCAACACCGTGGTCAACCGCGGCGAGGTCGTCGTCGTCATCGGGCCGTCGGGTTCGGGCAAGTCGACCCTGTGCCGGGCGATCAACCGGCTCGAGACCATCGACTCGGGCACGATCACGATCGACGGCAACGTGCTGCCGGAGGAGGGCGCGGCGCTCGCGAAGCTCCGGGCCGACGTCGGGATGGTCTTCCAGTCGTTCAACCTCTTCGCCCACAAGACGGTGCTCGAGAACGTCACCCTCGCGCCGATCCGGGTCAAGAAGACCTCCCGCAAGGAGGCCGACGCCAAGGCGATGGAGCTCCTGGAACGCGTGGGCGTCGCCAATCAGGCCAAGAAGATGCCGGCGCAGCTCTCGGGCGGGCAGCAGCAGCGTGTCGCGATCGCTCGCTCGCTCGCGATGAACCCGAAGCTGATCCTCATGGACGAGCCGACGAGCGCCCTCGACCCCGAGATGATCAACGAGGTCCTCGACGTCATGATCGGCCTCGCCGAGCAGGGCATGACGATGATCGTCGTCACGCACGAGATGGGCTTCGCCCGGAAGGCGGCCGACCGCGTGCTGTTCATGTCGGACGGCGCCATCGTCGAGGAGGCGACTCCGTCGGACTTCTTCGACAACCCCCAGACCGACCGCGCGAAGGACTTCCTTTCGAAGATCCTCGAGCACTGA
- the infC gene encoding translation initiation factor IF-3, protein MSDPRTNDRIRVPEVRLVGPGGEQVGVVKIEVALRLAQEADLDLVEVAPNSRPPVVKIMDYGKYKYEAAQKAKEARRNQANTILKEVRFRLKIDKHDYETKMKRAVGFLKSGDKVKAMILFRGREQSRPEMGVRLLQRFAEDVAEFGTVEHNPTIDGRNMVMVIAPLKNKSEAKAEANAQRAAAKQRPAADATGDGSQTAEATEA, encoded by the coding sequence ATCAGCGATCCGCGTACCAATGACCGTATCCGCGTCCCCGAGGTCCGCCTCGTGGGCCCTGGCGGAGAGCAGGTCGGCGTCGTGAAGATCGAGGTGGCACTGCGGCTCGCGCAGGAGGCCGACCTCGATCTCGTCGAAGTCGCGCCGAACTCCCGTCCGCCGGTCGTCAAGATCATGGACTACGGCAAGTACAAGTACGAGGCTGCGCAGAAGGCGAAGGAAGCCCGGCGCAACCAGGCGAACACGATCCTCAAGGAGGTTCGGTTCCGTCTCAAGATCGACAAGCACGACTACGAGACCAAGATGAAGCGCGCCGTCGGCTTCCTGAAGTCCGGCGACAAGGTCAAGGCCATGATCCTGTTCCGCGGTCGCGAGCAGTCGCGCCCCGAGATGGGCGTGCGCCTCCTGCAGCGCTTCGCGGAGGATGTCGCCGAGTTCGGCACCGTCGAGCACAACCCCACGATCGACGGCCGCAACATGGTCATGGTCATCGCCCCCCTCAAGAACAAGTCCGAGGCCAAGGCCGAGGCGAATGCACAGCGTGCTGCGGCCAAGCAGCGCCCGGCGGCGGATGCCACGGGCGACGGGTCGCAGACGGCCGAGGCCACCGAGGCCTAG
- a CDS encoding amino acid ABC transporter permease, giving the protein MDAVIDNLPFYLEGFGMTLLLLVVSGIAALVIGTLIAAMRISPVPSLRWFATGYTEIVRNTPLTLVLFFCAFVLPVLGSRLDYATAAIIGLSVYTSPFVAEALRSGVNGVPVGQAEAARSVGFGFSQTVGLIVLPQAFRMTIPPLINVFIALTKNTSVAGGFFVVELFAVGRIVANARGDQVIAILLAVATFYLLITVPLGLLAARLERRWVVQR; this is encoded by the coding sequence GTGGACGCCGTCATCGACAACCTCCCGTTCTACCTCGAGGGCTTCGGCATGACGCTGCTGCTGCTCGTGGTGTCCGGAATCGCGGCGCTCGTGATCGGCACGCTCATCGCGGCCATGCGCATCTCGCCCGTGCCGTCGCTGCGCTGGTTCGCGACGGGCTATACCGAGATCGTCCGGAACACCCCGCTCACGCTCGTCCTGTTCTTCTGCGCGTTCGTGCTCCCGGTGCTGGGCTCGCGACTCGACTACGCGACGGCCGCGATCATCGGCCTGTCGGTGTACACCTCGCCGTTCGTCGCCGAGGCGCTGCGCTCGGGTGTGAACGGCGTCCCGGTCGGCCAGGCCGAGGCCGCCCGCAGCGTCGGATTCGGCTTCTCGCAGACGGTGGGGCTCATCGTCCTGCCGCAGGCGTTCCGGATGACGATTCCGCCGCTGATCAACGTCTTCATCGCACTGACGAAGAACACCTCGGTCGCCGGCGGGTTCTTCGTGGTCGAGCTCTTCGCGGTCGGCCGCATCGTGGCGAACGCGCGCGGTGACCAGGTCATCGCGATCCTGCTCGCGGTCGCCACCTTCTACCTGCTCATCACCGTGCCGCTCGGTCTGCTCGCGGCGCGCCTCGAACGACGTTGGGTGGTGCAGCGATGA
- a CDS encoding TrmH family RNA methyltransferase, which produces MLENPRSPRVRAVAKLAKKSARQETGMFLLEGPQAVAEALTFRPQLVVELYATPTAVERYSDIGDTAIDAGVDLEYVTEEVLDAMADTVTPQGFVAVCHQFPTAVKDVFAAKPTLVAILEEVRDPGNAGTIVRAADAAGADAVVFTGRAVDLYNPKVVRSSTGSIFHLPVAVGADLEDVLARAREAGLTVLAADVKGDDLLEVRREGLLAGPTAWLFGNEARGLPDDQLAMADRTVTVPIYGHAESMNLATAASVCLYESAFAQRD; this is translated from the coding sequence GTGCTCGAGAATCCGAGGTCGCCGCGCGTCCGTGCCGTCGCCAAGCTCGCGAAGAAGTCCGCGCGCCAGGAGACCGGCATGTTCCTGCTCGAGGGGCCGCAGGCGGTCGCCGAGGCGCTGACGTTCCGGCCCCAGCTGGTGGTCGAGCTGTACGCCACGCCCACCGCGGTCGAACGGTACTCCGACATCGGCGACACCGCGATCGACGCGGGCGTCGACCTCGAGTACGTCACCGAAGAGGTCCTCGACGCGATGGCCGACACGGTCACGCCGCAGGGCTTCGTCGCGGTGTGCCACCAGTTCCCGACCGCCGTGAAGGACGTGTTCGCCGCGAAGCCCACGCTGGTCGCCATCCTCGAGGAGGTGCGCGACCCGGGGAACGCGGGAACGATCGTGCGGGCAGCGGATGCCGCCGGTGCCGACGCCGTCGTCTTCACCGGCCGTGCGGTCGACCTGTACAACCCGAAGGTCGTGCGCTCGTCGACGGGGTCGATCTTCCACCTGCCGGTCGCGGTCGGCGCCGACCTCGAGGACGTGCTCGCACGCGCCCGCGAGGCGGGACTCACGGTGCTCGCAGCGGACGTCAAGGGCGACGACCTGCTCGAGGTCCGGCGCGAGGGGCTGCTCGCCGGGCCGACGGCCTGGCTCTTCGGAAACGAGGCGCGCGGGCTCCCGGACGACCAGCTCGCGATGGCCGACCGGACGGTCACCGTGCCGATCTACGGGCATGCCGAGTCGATGAACCTCGCGACCGCGGCGTCCGTGTGCCTCTACGAGAGCGCGTTCGCCCAGCGCGACTGA
- the rpmI gene encoding 50S ribosomal protein L35 has protein sequence MPKQKTHSGSKKRFKVTGSGKIKKQQAGMRHNLEVKSSSRKARLNQDKVVSAPDAKVIKKLLGR, from the coding sequence ATGCCGAAGCAGAAGACCCACTCCGGGTCCAAGAAGCGCTTCAAGGTCACCGGCAGCGGCAAGATCAAGAAGCAGCAGGCCGGTATGCGCCACAACCTCGAGGTCAAGTCCTCGTCGCGCAAGGCCCGCCTGAACCAGGACAAGGTCGTGTCGGCCCCCGACGCCAAGGTCATCAAGAAGCTGCTCGGTCGCTGA
- a CDS encoding glutamate ABC transporter substrate-binding protein yields the protein MRRNRIALVAAAAATALLFSACASDGGDTADEPTVEESPEFEEGTTMAELAEAGSVTVGTKFDQPLFGLVGPDGIPVGFDVEIAKIIAGELGIAPENIEWVETVSANREPFIENGQVDFVVATYTINDERKEVVDFAGPYFEAGQSILVLADNEDIMSEDDLVGQPVCSVSGSTPAANLRDLGAEVIETDTYSNCLEPLRSGQAVAVSTDNVILAGLVDQNPGEFKVVGEPFTQEPYGIGVMLGDDDFRSFINDVLEQSYEDGSYEAAWDATAGTVLEFRDPPAVDRY from the coding sequence ATGAGACGCAACAGAATCGCCCTGGTCGCCGCCGCGGCCGCCACCGCGCTCCTGTTCAGCGCGTGCGCCAGCGACGGAGGCGACACCGCCGATGAGCCCACCGTCGAGGAGTCGCCGGAGTTCGAGGAGGGCACGACGATGGCCGAACTCGCCGAGGCGGGCTCGGTCACGGTCGGCACCAAGTTCGACCAGCCGCTGTTCGGCCTGGTCGGCCCGGACGGGATCCCCGTCGGCTTCGACGTCGAGATCGCGAAGATCATCGCGGGCGAGCTGGGCATCGCACCCGAGAACATCGAGTGGGTCGAGACGGTCTCGGCCAACCGGGAGCCGTTCATCGAGAACGGCCAGGTCGACTTCGTGGTCGCGACGTACACGATCAACGACGAGCGCAAGGAGGTCGTCGACTTCGCCGGGCCGTACTTCGAGGCCGGTCAGTCGATCCTCGTGCTCGCCGACAACGAGGACATCATGAGCGAGGACGACCTGGTCGGCCAGCCGGTGTGCTCGGTGAGCGGGTCGACGCCCGCGGCGAACCTGCGCGACCTGGGCGCCGAGGTCATCGAGACCGACACCTACAGCAACTGCCTCGAGCCGCTGCGCAGCGGTCAGGCCGTCGCGGTGTCGACCGACAACGTGATCCTCGCGGGTCTGGTGGACCAGAACCCCGGCGAGTTCAAGGTCGTCGGCGAGCCGTTCACGCAGGAGCCCTACGGCATCGGCGTGATGCTCGGTGACGACGACTTCCGGTCGTTCATCAACGACGTCCTCGAGCAGTCCTACGAGGACGGCTCGTACGAGGCGGCATGGGATGCGACCGCGGGCACGGTGCTCGAGTTCCGCGACCCGCCGGCCGTCGACCGGTACTGA
- a CDS encoding DUF1844 domain-containing protein, translated as MSNIPAESTRAPEHDHAESGTDQGVADATRDISEVPAVEVITTASVHLMSAAAVKVGLADDPESQTDLDEARKLINALAGLITAGAPEISDMHARSLRDGLRSLQLAFREASAIPDPIGQGPGEKYTGPVT; from the coding sequence GTGAGCAACATTCCGGCCGAGTCCACGCGTGCGCCCGAGCACGACCATGCCGAATCCGGCACCGACCAGGGCGTCGCCGACGCCACGCGCGACATCTCCGAGGTGCCCGCGGTCGAGGTCATCACCACGGCATCCGTTCACCTCATGAGCGCCGCAGCCGTCAAGGTCGGCCTGGCCGACGACCCCGAGTCGCAGACCGACCTCGACGAGGCCCGCAAGCTCATCAACGCCCTCGCCGGGCTCATCACCGCGGGCGCGCCCGAGATCAGCGACATGCACGCGCGCTCGCTGCGCGACGGGCTGCGCTCGCTGCAACTGGCGTTCCGCGAGGCGTCCGCGATCCCCGACCCGATCGGGCAGGGCCCGGGCGAGAAGTACACCGGCCCCGTCACCTGA
- a CDS encoding DNA-formamidopyrimidine glycosylase family protein: MPEGDTVFRAARRLDAALAGSTVVRSDLRVPAFATVSFAGEAVGSVGSRGKHLLMRIGDRVLHTHLKMEGEWRVLRPGQRWPRPAHRARAILETTDATAIGFDLGLVEVFPAAEEDERLAYLGPDLLGPDWDGAEAVRRLAAAPHAQIVVALADQRNLAGLGNVLVNEVCFLRGIRPDRPAGEVDLAAAVDLARRVIHANRDRVERTTTGDTRPGRRLWVYGRAGESCRRCGARIEHGRYGPNAVELRETYWCPNCQR; encoded by the coding sequence ATGCCCGAGGGAGACACGGTCTTCCGCGCCGCTCGACGACTCGACGCCGCGCTCGCCGGGTCGACGGTCGTGCGCAGCGACCTCCGCGTCCCGGCGTTCGCGACCGTGTCCTTCGCGGGCGAGGCGGTCGGCTCGGTCGGCAGCCGCGGGAAGCACCTGCTCATGCGCATCGGCGACCGGGTGCTGCACACGCACCTGAAGATGGAGGGGGAGTGGCGCGTGCTCCGGCCCGGTCAGCGGTGGCCGCGCCCGGCGCACCGCGCCCGGGCGATCCTCGAGACGACGGATGCCACGGCCATCGGGTTCGACCTCGGACTCGTCGAGGTCTTCCCCGCTGCCGAGGAGGACGAGCGGCTCGCCTACCTCGGGCCGGACCTGCTCGGCCCGGACTGGGACGGGGCCGAAGCCGTCCGTCGGCTCGCGGCCGCACCCCACGCGCAGATCGTGGTCGCCCTCGCCGACCAGCGCAACCTCGCCGGGCTCGGCAACGTGCTCGTGAACGAGGTGTGCTTCCTGCGCGGCATCCGCCCCGATCGTCCGGCCGGCGAGGTCGACCTCGCAGCGGCCGTCGACCTCGCCAGACGCGTCATCCATGCCAATCGGGACCGGGTCGAACGCACGACGACGGGCGACACTCGGCCGGGCCGGCGCCTGTGGGTGTACGGCCGGGCGGGCGAGTCGTGCCGCCGGTGCGGAGCGCGCATCGAGCACGGCAGGTACGGTCCGAACGCCGTGGAGCTCCGCGAGACCTACTGGTGCCCGAACTGCCAACGGTGA
- a CDS encoding ATP-dependent helicase: protein MTGALDSFAPATRAWFTESFRAPTSVQEAAWRAIAAGEHALVVAPTGSGKTLAAFLSAIDRLHHAEPAEQRRTRVVYLSPLKALGVDVERNLRAPLVGIARTAAALGVAVPEVSVGVRSGDTTPADRRALVTRPPDILITTPESLFLMLTSQARETLAGVETVIVDEIHALAGTKRGAHLALSLERLDELAAAPVQRIGLSATVRPHDEVARFLAGTRPVSVVAPPSGKRFDLRVTVPVDDLADLSGGPDGSGEPGGSVWPHVEGAILDEVLAHRSTIVFANSRRLAERLTARLNELWAERTAEATGLEPTGPGAVARRPAGLAPVAIGPAAASAQGSPPRRPPAELPGASGLTTGAAAVIARSHHGSVSKEERALVESDLKAGRLRCVVATSSLELGIDMGAVDLVMQVESPPSVASGLQRIGRAGHQVGEVSKGLLFPKHRADLLHSAVVAERMVAGGIEPLRIPANPIDVLAQHTVAAAAVDEWEVEHWFDLVRRAAPFATLPRSVFDAILDLLAGRYPSDRFGELRPRIVWDRDTGTITGRRGAQRLAVTSGGTIPDRGMFGVFMVGEAGPGRRVGELDEEMVYESRVGDVFALGATSWRIQEITHDRVIVSPAFGEPGRLPFWKGDGIGRPAELGAAIGAFIGELSAADQPAALARVAAAGLDERAGANLVRFIADQREATNVVPDHEHLVVERFRDELGDWRIVLHSPYGLRVHAPWALAVDARVHERLGVEAHAVASDDGIVLRIPDAADEPPGSELFDFEPDELAQIATERVGDSALFASRFRECAARALLLPRQNPGRRSPLWQQRQKASQLLEVARDYPEFPIVLEAVRECLQDVYDLPALRSLAERIRGRKVRFVDVATETASPFAASLLFGYVGAFMYEGDAPLAERRAAALSLDPGMLAELLGTVELRELLDPGVVEETERMLQRRHPDRLARGEEGVADLLRELGPLTGAEIAERVDETTDAAASVTALVAARRAALVRFAGTEWVAAVEDVSRLRDALGVPIPPGLPDAFGEPVRDPLGDLVSRFARTRGPFTASAVAERFGVGTAIAHTALARLAGERRVVEGAFLPHGGGTEWCDAEVLRRLRRRSLAALRAEVEPVAPRDFARFLPDWQHVGGRLRGVDGVAAVVEQLEGVPIPASAWETLVLPARVADYRPEFLDELSSSGEVLWVGRGALSGDDGRVSLHLADTVHVTMPPPVDQPLDAIETELLAALGGGGAYFFRQLSEAVGQTEDAPLIDALWRLVWAGMLTNDTFAPVRGLLGGGGAHRARATTPRARVGGRTVSRRVLASAAAAAQGARTPRSAPPRAAGRWSVLPVASDVATPRAHALGETLLERYGVVTRGSVVAEDHLGGFALAYRTLAGFEESGRVRRGYFIDGQGGAQFATSAAVDRLRQAPRGGVHVLAATDPANPFGAALDWPEPTVELAHRPARKAGAVVAIVDGEAAFYLERGGRTALVFTDDDEVLAQGAAALAETLARARGARFRVETVNGARVFGSVLDAPLRAAGFRESPQGLRFEARS, encoded by the coding sequence GTGACCGGGGCGCTGGATTCGTTCGCGCCCGCGACGCGGGCGTGGTTCACCGAGTCGTTCCGTGCGCCGACCTCCGTTCAGGAGGCTGCGTGGCGGGCGATCGCGGCGGGCGAGCATGCGCTGGTGGTCGCGCCGACCGGGTCGGGCAAGACGCTCGCGGCGTTCCTGTCGGCGATCGACCGGTTGCACCACGCCGAACCCGCCGAGCAGCGGCGCACCCGCGTGGTCTACCTCTCGCCGCTCAAGGCCCTCGGCGTCGACGTGGAACGCAACCTCCGGGCGCCGCTCGTGGGGATCGCCCGAACCGCCGCGGCGCTCGGGGTTGCGGTGCCCGAGGTCTCCGTCGGCGTGCGCTCGGGCGACACGACGCCCGCCGACCGGCGCGCGCTCGTGACGCGGCCGCCCGACATCCTCATCACGACGCCCGAGTCGCTGTTCCTCATGCTGACCTCCCAGGCGCGCGAGACGCTCGCGGGCGTCGAGACCGTCATCGTCGACGAGATCCACGCGCTCGCCGGCACCAAGCGCGGGGCGCACCTCGCGCTCTCGCTCGAGCGGCTCGACGAGCTCGCCGCGGCACCCGTGCAGCGCATCGGACTCTCGGCGACCGTGCGACCGCACGACGAGGTCGCGCGATTCCTGGCGGGCACCCGCCCCGTGTCGGTCGTCGCGCCCCCGTCGGGCAAGCGATTCGACCTGCGCGTGACCGTGCCGGTCGACGACCTGGCCGACCTCTCGGGCGGACCGGACGGATCGGGCGAACCCGGCGGCTCGGTCTGGCCGCACGTCGAGGGGGCGATCCTCGACGAGGTGCTCGCACACCGTTCGACGATCGTGTTCGCCAACTCGCGCAGGCTCGCCGAACGACTCACGGCGCGGCTGAACGAACTGTGGGCGGAGCGGACCGCCGAAGCCACCGGGCTCGAGCCGACGGGCCCCGGAGCGGTCGCGCGCCGGCCGGCGGGGCTCGCGCCCGTCGCGATCGGGCCGGCCGCGGCATCCGCCCAGGGCTCGCCGCCCCGCCGTCCGCCCGCGGAACTTCCCGGGGCGTCCGGGCTGACCACGGGCGCCGCCGCGGTCATCGCGCGCTCGCACCACGGCTCGGTCAGCAAGGAGGAGCGCGCGCTCGTCGAGTCCGACCTGAAGGCCGGGCGACTGCGGTGCGTCGTGGCGACGTCGAGTCTCGAGCTCGGGATCGACATGGGCGCGGTCGACCTGGTCATGCAGGTCGAGTCGCCGCCGTCGGTCGCGAGCGGGCTGCAGCGCATCGGGCGGGCCGGGCACCAGGTCGGCGAGGTCTCCAAGGGGCTGCTGTTCCCCAAGCACCGGGCCGACCTGCTGCACTCGGCGGTCGTCGCGGAGCGCATGGTCGCGGGCGGCATCGAGCCGCTGCGGATCCCCGCGAACCCGATCGACGTGCTCGCACAGCACACGGTCGCGGCCGCGGCGGTCGACGAATGGGAGGTCGAGCACTGGTTCGACCTCGTGCGCCGCGCGGCGCCGTTCGCGACGCTCCCGCGCTCGGTGTTCGACGCGATCCTCGACCTGCTCGCCGGGCGCTACCCGTCCGACCGGTTCGGCGAGCTGCGACCGCGCATCGTGTGGGACCGCGACACCGGCACGATCACGGGCCGGCGAGGCGCGCAGCGACTCGCCGTCACGAGCGGCGGCACGATCCCGGACCGGGGCATGTTCGGCGTGTTCATGGTCGGCGAGGCCGGTCCCGGCCGGCGCGTCGGCGAGCTCGACGAAGAGATGGTGTACGAGTCGAGGGTGGGCGACGTGTTCGCGCTCGGTGCCACGAGCTGGCGCATCCAGGAGATCACCCACGATCGGGTGATCGTCTCGCCGGCGTTCGGCGAGCCCGGCCGCCTGCCCTTCTGGAAGGGCGACGGCATCGGCCGCCCGGCCGAGCTCGGCGCCGCCATCGGCGCGTTCATCGGCGAGCTCTCGGCAGCCGACCAACCGGCCGCGCTCGCGCGAGTGGCCGCCGCGGGCCTCGACGAGCGCGCGGGCGCGAACCTGGTGCGCTTCATCGCCGACCAGCGCGAGGCGACGAACGTCGTGCCCGACCACGAGCACCTGGTCGTCGAGCGGTTCCGCGACGAGCTCGGCGACTGGCGCATCGTGCTGCACTCGCCCTACGGCCTGCGCGTGCACGCGCCGTGGGCGCTCGCGGTCGACGCGCGCGTGCACGAACGCCTCGGCGTCGAGGCGCACGCCGTCGCCAGCGACGACGGCATCGTGCTGCGCATCCCCGATGCGGCAGACGAGCCGCCCGGCAGCGAGCTGTTCGACTTCGAACCCGACGAGCTCGCGCAGATCGCGACCGAACGGGTCGGCGACTCGGCCCTGTTCGCCTCGCGGTTCCGGGAATGCGCGGCGCGCGCGCTGCTGCTGCCGCGGCAGAACCCCGGCCGCCGGTCGCCGCTCTGGCAGCAGCGGCAGAAGGCGTCGCAGCTGCTCGAGGTCGCGCGCGACTATCCGGAGTTCCCGATCGTGCTCGAAGCCGTGCGCGAGTGCCTCCAGGACGTGTACGACCTGCCCGCCCTCCGCAGCCTCGCCGAGCGCATCCGCGGGCGGAAGGTGCGCTTCGTCGACGTCGCGACCGAGACCGCGAGCCCGTTCGCCGCGAGCCTGCTCTTCGGATACGTCGGGGCGTTCATGTACGAGGGCGACGCGCCGCTCGCCGAACGCCGCGCGGCGGCGCTCTCGCTCGATCCCGGCATGCTCGCCGAACTGCTGGGCACGGTCGAACTGCGCGAACTGCTCGATCCGGGTGTCGTGGAGGAGACCGAGCGGATGCTCCAGCGCCGGCATCCCGACCGGCTCGCGCGCGGCGAGGAGGGGGTCGCCGACCTGCTGCGCGAGCTCGGCCCGCTCACGGGCGCCGAGATCGCCGAGCGGGTCGACGAGACGACGGATGCCGCGGCATCCGTCACCGCGCTCGTCGCCGCCCGCCGCGCGGCCCTCGTCCGGTTCGCCGGCACCGAATGGGTCGCCGCGGTCGAAGACGTCAGCCGCCTCCGGGACGCGCTCGGCGTGCCGATCCCGCCCGGGCTGCCCGACGCGTTCGGCGAGCCCGTCCGCGACCCCCTCGGCGACCTCGTCAGCCGGTTCGCGCGCACGCGCGGGCCGTTCACGGCATCCGCCGTCGCGGAGCGCTTCGGCGTCGGCACCGCCATCGCGCACACCGCGCTCGCGCGGCTCGCGGGCGAGCGTCGCGTGGTCGAAGGGGCCTTCCTTCCGCACGGCGGCGGCACGGAATGGTGCGATGCCGAGGTGCTGCGCAGGCTGCGGCGGCGTTCGCTCGCGGCGCTGCGAGCTGAGGTCGAACCCGTCGCACCGCGCGACTTCGCGAGGTTCCTGCCCGACTGGCAGCACGTCGGCGGGCGCTTGCGGGGCGTCGACGGCGTCGCCGCGGTCGTCGAGCAACTCGAGGGCGTGCCCATCCCGGCCTCCGCGTGGGAGACGCTCGTGCTTCCGGCGCGGGTCGCGGACTACCGGCCCGAGTTCCTCGACGAACTCAGCTCGTCGGGCGAGGTGCTGTGGGTCGGGCGCGGCGCCCTCTCAGGAGACGACGGTCGGGTGAGCCTGCACCTGGCCGACACCGTGCACGTGACGATGCCGCCGCCGGTGGATCAGCCGCTCGACGCGATCGAGACGGAACTGCTCGCCGCGCTCGGCGGCGGCGGGGCGTACTTCTTCCGGCAGCTCTCCGAGGCGGTCGGGCAGACCGAGGATGCTCCGCTCATCGACGCCCTCTGGCGACTCGTGTGGGCGGGCATGCTCACCAATGACACGTTCGCACCCGTCCGCGGCCTCCTCGGGGGCGGCGGCGCGCATCGCGCGCGCGCGACGACGCCGCGCGCACGGGTCGGCGGACGCACCGTGTCGCGGCGCGTGCTCGCCTCGGCGGCGGCGGCCGCGCAGGGTGCGCGCACGCCCAGGTCCGCGCCGCCGCGCGCAGCCGGCCGGTGGTCGGTGCTCCCGGTCGCGAGCGACGTCGCGACGCCGCGCGCCCACGCGCTCGGCGAGACCCTGCTGGAGCGCTACGGCGTCGTCACGCGCGGATCCGTCGTCGCCGAAGACCACCTCGGCGGATTCGCGCTCGCCTACCGCACCCTCGCCGGGTTCGAGGAGAGCGGTCGCGTGCGGCGCGGGTACTTCATCGACGGCCAGGGCGGCGCCCAGTTCGCCACGAGCGCCGCCGTCGACCGACTCCGGCAGGCGCCGCGCGGCGGTGTGCACGTGCTCGCCGCGACCGACCCCGCGAACCCCTTCGGGGCTGCGCTCGACTGGCCCGAACCCACGGTCGAGCTCGCCCACCGCCCAGCCCGCAAGGCGGGCGCCGTCGTCGCGATCGTCGACGGCGAGGCCGCGTTCTACCTCGAACGCGGCGGCCGCACCGCACTCGTGTTCACCGACGACGACGAGGTGCTCGCCCAGGGTGCCGCGGCGCTCGCCGAGACGCTCGCCCGCGCGCGCGGCGCGCGCTTCCGCGTCGAGACGGTCAACGGCGCGCGCGTGTTCGGCTCGGTGCTCGACGCGCCCCTGCGTGCCGCAGGGTTCCGTGAGAGCCCTCAGGGGTTGCGGTTCGAGGCGCGGAGCTGA